A window of the Oncorhynchus kisutch isolate 150728-3 linkage group LG12, Okis_V2, whole genome shotgun sequence genome harbors these coding sequences:
- the churc1 gene encoding protein Churchill gives MCNGCVQKEYPDRGNTCLENGSYLMNYLGCANCHQRDFVLISNKATEDEDGEEIVTYDHVCKNCDHVVARHEYTFSVVDDYQEYTMLCMLCGKAEDSISVLPDDPRQTAPLF, from the exons ATGTGTAATGGTTGTGTGCAGAAAGAGTACCCCGACAGG GGGAACACATGTTTGGAGAATGGCTCCTACCTGATGAACTACCTGGGCTGTGCCAACTGTCACCAGAGGGACTTTGTGTTGATCAGCAACAAGGCCACAGAGgatgaggatggagaggagatagTCACCTATGATC ATGTGTGTAAAAACTGTGACCACGTCGTAGCCAGGCATGAGTATACCTTCTCTGTGGTGGACGATTATCAG GAGTACACAATGTTGTGCATGCTGTGTGGGAAGGCGGAGGACTCCATCAGTGTGCTGCCAGATGATCCCAGGCAAACCGCCCCTCTCTTCTAG
- the znf106b gene encoding zinc finger protein 106, with product MTPTKKTPSVKVEVSCYCILCRKVYLKNDAHKHMQSMLHHRELENVKGRDCRHWCKVCKVSSQGLTEYAEHISTQSHGDKIKNPTRKTKPMYVEQDLDAELLSKVRERNKELHKTEKKRKRKKKKLNLKMEAQQDPEKQKAPVRKCPKQPKGKALKWIPQVAKLKVAKLKTPQKLSKEKKPQQKTSQPLSGKMVQNKENRLACKLKSLPPSQPATPQGQSGAQPPWPEFRGPPGGTCHPYSEQHTQSTLSQPHQVGSDDNPPISGSPDIQSLGTSVRGRGFKASRSNTFHKNLRGAGVNPVTLPPGQLRWPKTSQLGYEFYGQASRKTQDMDFTSDHLPPKGAIIFSPGEIDSGSTTAPVSTSSSGPSDQGDGDKGRIRSVAVTVMLRQVRRALGVREPPRASPVTPTLTTTRGHCRGAEAEEGLPRRTQRTKRGEAATLPSSSSPVSQFKSLPSTTTSLQSSQVSTTRSVASSETRPLPGNQTKRRSTRYPKVEETSNSQPTKEGEGLASDTYGPVSSQTNPQEGSTVPRLRNLPRPTSLKRNLTQHISKRGAHEPNLNAARRIRKGEGEKETGTGAGLKPTLKKLLSSAGSQRKVNWRKMYQEANWKKQEKVKGMPRFGIELVNPLSDPEGLALDEDEDLPLTEGFQWESGYPDGAPPPAALPTPPLPQAMPASDVIREQPSEAWTLGSEQPSTVLRDSRSSRAPQSLCVKTEPEQYREAGVDSEQRQLNTRRKKKRKVDSDLLDTSGVDRSGKKQKIKSNSENVQVDQLLAVSLMEEELSGSLQSLDTSLIQARNTLQVAYTEVQRLLLVKQQVTTEINGLRAKRIEILQVMQGAVAAATVPTQHPSLLPLAYHSTPSAIPILNPTPSTSVSLPVKKEPASLNSLSRATPSRSPVISYPLVNPRSTTPVLVPSPLPIPIPAKPPSTTVTLPATTPPAVATLGQQRVVGSSTSLSTSTKQLIGRQKKQSKEKATRRTKSKQEDVQDQSSTASSTTSDSEDWEDQEGLTLTSVHLAQGGKDPLLGQEKDGGKGGDEGDSDCYVETVTVEHQPRSNMDIVAIDDSDVEEEPEAIVPHTPAPAQLPSTSPAPPRSVCVEVNSSGTQTVRVKEDHKDIKLKDTSYGKIKLPPVTVKEKHSLPKCADVAEEQEPSLGSFEGHTGTVHDLQIHGGFLYTCSGDNTARAYCLVSKACQAVFEGHTNKINCLLVSSLPGLPARLYTGSSDLTIRCFSIKSKKCLEQISLSDRVLCLHIHWNILYVGLANGSVVSFEVKTQRQLDVFECHGPRGVSCLGTSQEGARRVLLVGSYDSTISVRDAKSGLLLRSLQGHTKTVLCMKVVNDLVFSGSSDTSVHAHNIHTGELVRIYKGHSHAVTALAILGKVMVTACLDKLVRVYELQSHDRLQVYGGHHDMVMCMAIHKSVIYTGCYDGTVQAVKLNLMQNYRCWWHGCSLIFGMGEHLLQHLLTDHSNRHLQTFRCRWRNCDAAFATQDSSHLDLPSHMQTHVEMDSKLKT from the exons ATGACACCGACTAAGAAGACCCCAAGCGTGAAGGTGGAGGTGTCTTGCTATTGTATATTATGTCGCAAGGTCTACCTGAAAAAT GACGCGCACAAGCACATGCAGAGCATGCTACACCACCGAGAGCTTGAGAATGTGAAGGGCAG AGATTGTAGGCACTGGTGCAAAGTGTGCAAAGTGTCCTCTCAGGGTTTAACTGAGTACGCCGAGCACATCTCCACCCAGTCGCACGGAGACAAGATCAAGAACCCGACACGGAAGACTAAGCCTATGTATGTGGAACAAGACCTCGACGCAGAGCTGCTCTCCAAAGTCAGGGAAAGGAACAAAGAACTGCATAAGACGGA gaaaaagaggaagaggaagaaaaagAAACTAAATCTAAAAATGGAAGCGCAGCAAGACCCGGAAAAGCAGAAAGCTCCCGTGCGAAAATGTCCCAAGCAGCCAAAGGGAAAAGCACTGAAATGGATACCGCAAGTAGCTAAACTAAAAGTAGCTAAATTGAAAACACCCCAAAAACTTTCCAAAGAGAAGAAACCCCAGCAGAAGACATCACAGCCACTCAGTGGTAAGATGGTACAAAACAAGGAGAACCGGCTTGCCTGTAAACTCAAGTCTCTGCcccccagtcagccagccacgcCGCAGGGGCAGAGTGGAGCTCAGCCTCCCTGGCCAGAGTTTAGGGGACCCCCAGGTGGAACATGCCACCCCTATAGTGAACAACACACCCAGTCCACATTGTCCCAGCCCCATCAAGTTGGCAGTGATGACAATCCTCCAATTTCTGGCAGTCCTGACATCCAGAGCCTGGGCACTAGTGTCAGAGGAAGGGGCTTCAAAGCTAGCAGGTCCAACACATTTCATAAGAACCTTAGAGGAGCCGGAGTAAATCCTGTGACGCTACCACCAGGCCAGCTGAGGTGGCCTAAAACCAGCCAGTTGGGTTACGAATTCTATGGGCAGGCATCCAGAAAGACCCAGGATATGGACTTCACTAGTGATCACTTACCTCCAAAAGGAGCAATCATCTTCAGCCCAGGGGAGATAGACTCTGGTAGTACCACTGCCCCCGTCTCTACCTCCAGCTCAGGTCCCTCTGATCAGGGTGACGGCGACAAGGGCCGGATACGGAGCGTGGCCGTCACTGTGATGCTACGTCAGGTCCGGAGAGCCCTGGGGGTGAGGGAGCCCCCAAGAGCCTCTCCCGTCACCCCGACTCTCACCACAACTCGAGGCCATTGCAGGGGGGCAGAGGCCGAGGAGGGCCTACCCAGAAGGACACAGAGGACCAAGCGCGGAGAGGCAGCCACACTTCCCAGCTCCAGCTCCCCAGTCAGCCAGTTCAAAAgcctcccctccaccaccacctccctgcAGTCCTCACAGGTTAGCACTACCAGATCTGTGGCTTCAAGTGAAACTCGGCCTCTCCCTGGCAACCAAACTAAACGAAGATCAACCAGATACCCCAAGGTAGAGGAAACCAGTAACTCACAACCGACCAAGGAAGGTGAGGGATTGGCTTCAGACACATACGGTCCGGTTAGCAGCCAAACCAATCCTCAGGAAGGTTCAACTGTGCCCCGATTGCGCAACCTTCCACGACCTACGTCTCTGAAGAGGAACTTGACCCAACATATCAGCAAACGCGGAGCCCACGAGCCTAACCTGAATGCAGCTCGCCGGATACGGAAGggcgagggagagaaggagacggGGACAGGGGCAGGGCTCAAACCCACACTGAAGAAGCTGCTCAGTTCCGCGGGGTCACAGAGGAAGGTCAACTGGAGGAAGATGTACCAGGAGGCCAACTGGAAGAAGCAGGAGAAAGTCAAAGGCATGCCCAG GTTTGGCATTGAACTGGTGAACCCCCTCTCTGACCCAGAGGGCCTGGCCCTGGACGAAGACGAGGACCTCCCCCTAACAGAGGGCTTCCAATGGGAGTCTGGTTACCCTGATGGAGCCCCGCCCCCTGCAGCCCtacccactccccctctcccacaGGCAATGCCTGCTAGTGATGTCATCAGAGAACAACCGTCAGAGGCTTGGACGCTGGGATCGGAGCAGCCTAGCACTGTGCTGCGGGATAGCAGGTCATCCCGAGCCCCTCAGTCTTTATGTGTGAAGACTGAACCAGAGCAGTACAGGGAGGCAGGAGTGGACAGTGAGCAGAGACAGTTGAATACAAGGAGGAAAAAGAAGCGGAAAGTG GATAGTGACTTGTTAGACACCTCTGGTGTGGATCGGAGTGGGAAAAAGCAAAAGATTAAGTCAAACAGCG AGAATGTCCAGGTGGACCAGCTGCTAGCTGTGTCTCTGATGGAGGAGGAGCTGAGCGGTTCCCTACAGAGCCTAGACACCTCCCTGATCCAGGCCCGCAACACCCTGCAGGTCGCCTACACAGAGGTGCAGCGCCTCCTACTGGTCAAACAGCAG GTTACCACAGAGATTAACGGTCTCCGAGCCAAGCGTATTGAGATCCTGCAGGTGATGCAAGGGGCAGTGGCAGCAGCTACGGTGCCTACCCAACACCCCTCACTCCTTCCTCTGGCTTACCACTCCACCCCCTCTGCCATACCCATCCTAAACCCCACCCCCTCCACCTCAGTGAGCCTGCCTGTCAAAAAAGAGCCTGCCTCTCTCAACAGCCTGTCTCGCGCCACCCCCTCGCGCAGTCCTGTCATTTCCTATCCCCTCGTGAACCCTCGCTCCACCACCCCTGTCCTCGTTCCCTCACCTCTGCCCATCCCCATACCTGCCAAACCCCCTTCCACCACAGTGACCCTTCCTGCAactacaccacctgctgttgCGACACTCGGCCAGCAGAGGGTGGTGGGTAGCTCCACCTCACTGTCTACCAGCACCAAGCAGCTGATTGGAAGGCAAAAGAAGCAGAGCAAGGAGAAGGCCACCAGGAGGACCAAGTCAAAGCAGGAAGACGTTCAAGACCAGAGTTCAACGGCCAGTTCCACCACCAGTGACTCGGAGGACTGGGAGGACCAAGAGGGGCTCACCCTCACCTCTGTCCACCTCGCACAGGGGGGGAAAGACCCTCTATTGGGGCAGGAGAAGGACGGGGGTAAAGGGGGTGACGAAGGAGACAGCGACTGCTACGTCGAGACAGTCACTGTAGAGCACCAGCCGAGATCCAACATGGACATCGTCGCCATCGATGACTCGGACGTCGAGGAGGAGCCGGAGGCCATTGTTCCACACACCCCTGCTCCCGCACagctcccctccacctctcctgccccacctaggtctgtgtgtgtggaggtgaacTCTAGCGGTACCCAGACAGTCAGGGTTAAGGAGGACCATAAGGACATCAAACTAAAGGACACCAGCTACGG CAAAATTAAGTTACCCCCTGTAACTGTGAAAGAGAAACATAGTCTCCCAA agtGTGCCGACGTGGCTGAGGAGCAGGAGCCGTCTCTGGGGAGCTTCGAGGGCCACACTGGCACCGTCCATGACCTCCAGATCCATGGGGGCTTCCTGTATACATGTTCAGGGGATAACACAGCACGAGCATATTGCCTAGTG AGCAAAGCGTGCCAAGCTGTCTTTGAGGGCCACACCAACAAGATCAACTGCCTGCTGGTGTCATCTCTGCCCGGCCTGCCAGCACGTCTCTACACCGGCTCCAGTGACCTCACCATCCGCTGCTTCAGCATCAAG TCAAAGAAGTGCCTTGAGCAGATCTCTCTGTCCGACCGGGTGCTGTGTCTGCACATTCACTGGAACATCCTGTACGTAGGCCTAGCAAATGGATCTGTGGTCAGCTTTGAAGTCAAG ACCCAGAGGCAGCTGGATGTGTTTGAGTGCCACGGCCCACGGGGGGTGAGCTGCCTGGGCACGTCCCAGGAGGGAGCTCGGCGGGTGCTGCTAGTGGGCTCTTATGACAGCACCATCAGCGTACGTGACGCCAAGAGCGGTCTGCTGCTGCGCTCACTGCAGGGCCACACTAAGACCGTCCTCTGTATGAAG GTGGTGAATGACCTGGTCTTCAGCGGCTCCAGTGATACGTCTGTCCACGCCCACAACATCCAC ACGGGTGAGCTGGTCCGTATCTATAAGGGTCACAGCCACGCAGTCACAGCGTTAGCCATCTTGGGGAAGGTCATGGTGACAGCCTGCCTGGACAAGTTGGTGCGTGTCTACGAGTTACAG TCCCACGACCGGCTGCAGGTGTACGGTGGCCACCATGACATGGTGATGTGTATGGCCATCCATAAGAGTGTG ATCTACACAGGCTGCTACGACGGCACTGTCCAGGCCGTGAAACTCAACTTGATGCAAAACTACCGCTGCTGG TGGCACGGTTGCTCGCTGATCTTTGGCATGGGGGAGCACCTCCTGCAGCACCTGCTCACCGACCACAGCAACCGGCACCTGCAGACCTTCAGGTGTCGCTGGAGGAATTGCGACGCCGCCTTCGCCACGCAAGACTCCTCCCACCTG GACCTGCCTAGCCACATGCAGACACACGTAGAGATGGACAGCAAGCTGAAAACATGA